In Pochonia chlamydosporia 170 chromosome 3, whole genome shotgun sequence, the following are encoded in one genomic region:
- a CDS encoding stress activated map kinase interacting (similar to Metarhizium robertsii ARSEF 23 XP_007819743.1): protein MGLVDYSESDSGSESEAPIRPAPKPSQTTTKKPFQKVVDRSNPGKIVVNLPQATSSSKPDEPPAKRARTTGGGLFSGLNSFLPPPKNAGKPITKSSGSAPSRPGINLKTSAAPGFSRDADDDMADAESGESSIPSGGMNLPPPKKQEAAPSIPEGQKPADEVKLVGKPLMFRPLSVGFNNKKKKNKPSSTTPSTTSPAPAQTPANGTPPVPAAEPPKKKVSLFSMHTEEEGSDPTPSSSTGTYEPLFESAYQPDINSNTYTDYAQYQTHTTGNSANNPESLDTIASDLNLSAAARRELFGRDGGNFAAKKVVNFNMDKEYQHNESVRAAGDQQVHKAVRSIQGGGKHSLKQLVQNVQNQRDALEDSFATAKSNKRAASSKYGW from the coding sequence ATGGGCCTCGTCGATTACTCCGAGTCCGACTCAGGCTCCGAGTCAGAAGCCCCCATCAGACCCGCGCCAAAACCATCACAGACTacaaccaagaagccgtTCCAAAAAGTCGTCGACCGATCCAACCCAGGCAAAATCGTCGTCAACTTGCCACAAGCAACCAGTTCCAGCAAGCCCGACGAACCACCCGCGAAACGAGCGCGCACTACGGGCGGAGGACTCTTTTCAGGACTAAACTCATTTCTaccgccgccaaagaatGCAGGGAAGCCCATTACAAAATCGTCTGGTAGTGCGCCATCACGGCCGGGCATCAACTTGAAGACGAGTGCAGCGCCGGGATTCAGTCGCGACGCCGACGATGACATGGCAGACGCAGAAAGTGGTGAATCCTCAATACCGTCCGGGGGCATGAATCTACCACCACCGAAGAAACAGGAAGCTGCGCCGTCAATACCCGAAGGACAAAAACCAGCCGACGAGGTGAAGCTAGTTGGGAAACCTCTCATGTTTAGACCATTATCGGTGGgattcaacaacaaaaagaagaagaataagccAAGCTCTACAAcaccaagcacaacatctccagcgCCAGCCCAAACACCAGCAAACGGAACACCCCCAGTCCCTGCAGCAGAaccgccaaagaagaaagtatccctcttctccatgcacaccgaagaagaagggtcAGATCCCacaccctcctcatccacagGGACATACGAACCCCTCTTCGAGTCCGCATACCAACCGGACATCAACTCAAACACATACACCGACTACGCACAGTATCAAACCCACACCACCGGCAACTCCGCCAACAACCCCGAATCTCTCGACACCATCGCCAGTGATTTAAATCTCTCCGCAGCAGCACGACGAGAGCTCTTTGGCCGGGACGGAGGCAACTTTGCCGCCAAGAAAgtcgtcaacttcaacatggacaaagaGTACCAACACAACGAGAGTGTCCGCGCAGCCGGAGACCAGCAGGTCCACAAGGCAGTCCGGTCCATTCAAGGCGGCGGCAAACACAGCCTCAAGCAGCTGGTGCAGAATGTGCAGAACCAACGAGACGCGCTGGAGGATAGTTTTGCGACGGCAAAGAGCAACAAGAGGGCTGCGAGCAGCAAGTACGGATGGTAG